One window of Methanofervidicoccus abyssi genomic DNA carries:
- a CDS encoding tRNA uridine(34) 5-carboxymethylaminomethyl modification radical SAM/GNAT enzyme Elp3 codes for MKTQKIDRNNYRDFIRCIIKNLLEKKEILKNLPPKKKKQKIEDIKRECIREFQLDIGFPPNSEIIRYATEEEKRELIPILRKKPVRTISGVAVVAVMTSPEKCPHGKCIFCPGGINSVFGDVPQSYTGREPATMRGLMYNFDPYVQTKERIRQLEKIGHPTDKIELIIMGGTFPARDMEYQDNFIKGCLDALNERFSNTLEEAQKINETAKHRCVALTVETRPDYCGEKEINQMLKLGTTRVELGVQTIYNRILEYVERGHTVEDTIRATQLLKDSGLKVSYHIMPGLPGSTVEMDKKVFKEIFSNPDFRPDLVKIYPCLVLEGTKLYKLWKEGKFKPIGEKEAVDIIVYAKSIMPKWVRTSRIQRDIPATVIVDGVKKSNLGELVYKTLEKSGIRCRCIRCREVGHVIYKKGIYPDPENIKLCREDYSASGGHEIFLSYEDVEKDILIGYLRLRIPYKPFRPEIDDKTALVRQLHVCGQEQALFGEGYREEEILWQHRGYGRSLLREAERIAREEYHMKKILVTSGIGARGYYRKLGYRRIGPYMGKELR; via the coding sequence ATGAAGACCCAAAAAATAGATAGAAACAACTATAGGGATTTTATAAGATGCATAATTAAGAATTTATTAGAGAAAAAAGAAATATTGAAAAATCTACCTCCTAAGAAAAAGAAACAGAAAATAGAAGATATCAAAAGAGAGTGTATAAGGGAGTTCCAACTGGATATAGGTTTTCCACCAAATTCAGAGATTATTAGGTATGCAACGGAAGAAGAAAAAAGGGAGTTAATACCTATTCTGAGGAAGAAACCTGTTAGAACAATCTCGGGTGTAGCAGTTGTAGCTGTTATGACGTCTCCAGAGAAATGTCCTCATGGAAAGTGTATCTTCTGTCCAGGAGGTATAAACAGTGTATTTGGAGACGTGCCTCAGAGTTATACAGGGAGGGAGCCTGCTACAATGAGGGGCCTCATGTACAATTTCGATCCCTACGTCCAAACTAAGGAGAGAATAAGACAACTGGAGAAGATAGGACATCCTACAGATAAGATCGAGCTTATTATTATGGGAGGGACGTTTCCTGCAAGAGATATGGAGTACCAGGATAACTTTATAAAGGGATGCTTAGATGCTCTCAACGAGAGGTTCTCTAATACTCTGGAAGAAGCACAAAAAATAAATGAAACTGCTAAACATAGATGTGTAGCTCTTACAGTGGAGACTAGGCCTGACTACTGTGGTGAAAAGGAGATAAATCAAATGCTCAAGTTAGGCACCACCAGGGTGGAGTTGGGAGTTCAGACCATATACAACCGTATCTTGGAATACGTTGAAAGGGGCCATACAGTTGAGGATACCATAAGGGCAACACAACTTTTGAAGGATAGTGGTTTAAAGGTCTCCTATCATATTATGCCAGGTCTTCCAGGTTCCACAGTAGAGATGGATAAGAAGGTATTTAAGGAGATATTCAGTAACCCAGATTTTAGGCCTGATCTTGTAAAGATTTATCCATGTCTCGTATTAGAAGGAACTAAGCTCTATAAACTGTGGAAAGAGGGGAAATTTAAACCTATAGGGGAAAAGGAGGCTGTAGATATCATAGTATATGCAAAGTCCATAATGCCAAAATGGGTTAGGACGTCGAGGATACAGAGGGATATTCCAGCAACTGTTATTGTAGATGGTGTTAAGAAAAGTAACTTAGGAGAGTTAGTGTATAAGACTTTAGAAAAATCAGGCATAAGGTGTAGATGCATAAGGTGTAGGGAGGTTGGACATGTAATATACAAGAAGGGTATATACCCAGATCCCGAGAATATAAAACTCTGTAGAGAGGATTACAGTGCAAGTGGAGGTCATGAGATATTCTTATCCTACGAGGATGTCGAGAAAGATATTCTTATAGGATATCTAAGGTTAAGGATACCATATAAACCCTTTAGGCCAGAGATAGACGATAAAACTGCATTAGTTAGACAGTTGCACGTATGTGGTCAGGAACAGGCACTATTTGGAGAAGGTTACAGAGAGGAAGAGATACTGTGGCAACATAGGGGCTATGGTAGATCCCTACTTAGAGAAGCAGAGAGAATAGCAAGGGAGGAGTATCACATGAAGAAGATACTTGTTACAAGTGGTATAGGTGCAAGGGGGTATTACAGGAAGTTAGGATACAGAAGGATTGGTCCGTACATGGGGAAGGAGTTAAGATAG
- a CDS encoding CDC48 family AAA ATPase, whose product MTEVELIVAEAYQGDVGKGIVRIDPEIMEKLDLRPGDVVEIAGKSKAYATVWRGYLEDKGKGIIRMDGILRQNAKAGIGDKVKVKKAEVKNATKIVLAPMQHVRFSSGFEEYVKSRLVGQVVSKGSKVVIGVLGTAFPFIVVSTSPKGVVRITELTKVELKEEPVSEIKETKIPDITYEDIGGLKEEVKKIREMVELPMRYPELFDKLGIEPPKGVLLVGPPGTGKTLLAKAVANEAGANFYSINGPEIMSKYVGETEENLRRIFKEAEENAPSIIFIDEIDAIAPKRDEATGEVERRMVAQLLTLMDGLESRGQVVVIAATNRPDALDPALRRPGRFDREITIGVPDKKGRLEILQIHTRNMPLAKDVDLEYLAEITHGFVGADLAALCKEAAMKTLRRILPDLDLEKEEIPKEILDKIEVTMEDFKEALKEVEPSALREVLVEVPDVKWDDIGGLEDVKQELREAVEWPLKHKEVFERMGIRPPKGILLFGPPGTGKTLLAKAVANESDANFISVKGPEIFSKWVGESEKAIREIFRKARQTAPTVIFFDEIDSIAPRRGMDIGSSGVTEKVVNQLLTELDGLEEPKDVVVIAATNRPDILDPALLRPGRLDRVLLVPLPDKEARYEIFKVHTKKMPLAEDVDLKKLAEKTEGYTGADIEAICREAAMIALRENINAEKVEMRHFEEAMKKIKPSVRKEDMEIYKRLAEEYGRGTTVEISDKKEYSEYHR is encoded by the coding sequence ATGACAGAAGTAGAACTAATTGTAGCAGAAGCTTATCAAGGGGATGTTGGTAAAGGAATCGTCAGGATAGATCCAGAAATCATGGAGAAGTTAGATCTAAGACCTGGTGATGTTGTAGAGATAGCTGGGAAATCAAAGGCTTATGCCACTGTATGGAGAGGGTACTTGGAGGATAAAGGGAAAGGTATTATAAGGATGGATGGTATTCTGAGACAGAATGCTAAAGCTGGAATTGGAGATAAGGTTAAGGTAAAGAAGGCCGAGGTTAAAAATGCTACAAAAATTGTACTTGCCCCAATGCAGCATGTTAGATTCAGTAGTGGATTTGAAGAGTATGTCAAAAGCAGGTTAGTTGGTCAAGTTGTAAGTAAGGGATCCAAAGTAGTAATAGGGGTGTTAGGTACTGCATTCCCATTTATAGTAGTATCAACATCACCCAAAGGTGTTGTTAGAATAACCGAATTAACAAAAGTTGAGTTGAAGGAAGAACCTGTATCAGAGATTAAAGAGACTAAAATACCAGATATAACCTACGAAGATATAGGTGGGTTGAAGGAGGAAGTTAAAAAGATAAGGGAGATGGTAGAACTACCAATGAGATATCCAGAGTTATTCGATAAACTTGGTATAGAACCACCTAAAGGGGTACTCCTCGTCGGTCCACCAGGAACAGGTAAGACACTCCTTGCAAAGGCTGTTGCAAACGAAGCAGGGGCTAATTTCTACAGTATAAACGGTCCAGAAATAATGAGTAAGTACGTGGGAGAAACTGAGGAGAACCTGAGGAGAATATTCAAGGAGGCTGAAGAGAACGCACCATCTATAATATTCATAGATGAGATAGATGCTATAGCACCAAAGAGGGACGAAGCTACTGGAGAAGTTGAAAGGAGGATGGTTGCACAACTTCTAACCTTGATGGATGGTCTCGAGAGTAGAGGGCAGGTTGTAGTTATAGCTGCAACTAACAGGCCTGATGCACTTGATCCAGCATTGAGAAGACCAGGTAGATTCGACAGGGAGATCACCATAGGTGTTCCAGATAAGAAAGGTAGATTGGAGATACTCCAGATACACACTAGAAACATGCCATTGGCTAAGGACGTAGATCTTGAATACTTAGCAGAGATCACTCATGGGTTTGTGGGGGCAGATCTAGCTGCATTATGTAAGGAGGCTGCGATGAAAACACTTAGGAGGATACTTCCAGACTTAGATCTCGAGAAGGAGGAGATACCAAAGGAAATATTAGATAAGATAGAGGTAACAATGGAGGACTTCAAGGAGGCTCTAAAGGAAGTAGAGCCCTCTGCTCTAAGAGAAGTACTTGTAGAGGTCCCAGATGTTAAATGGGATGACATCGGTGGATTGGAGGACGTAAAGCAGGAGTTAAGAGAAGCTGTTGAGTGGCCACTGAAACATAAAGAGGTATTTGAAAGGATGGGTATAAGACCTCCTAAGGGAATACTACTCTTTGGACCACCAGGAACAGGTAAGACACTCCTTGCAAAGGCTGTTGCAAACGAGTCTGATGCAAACTTCATAAGTGTGAAGGGACCTGAGATATTCTCGAAGTGGGTTGGAGAGAGTGAGAAGGCAATAAGGGAGATATTCAGAAAGGCTAGACAGACTGCTCCAACGGTAATATTCTTCGACGAGATAGACAGTATAGCCCCAAGAAGAGGTATGGATATTGGAAGTAGTGGAGTAACTGAGAAGGTTGTAAATCAGTTGCTAACTGAGTTAGACGGTCTCGAGGAACCTAAGGATGTAGTGGTAATTGCTGCAACCAACAGACCTGATATATTGGATCCAGCACTCCTAAGACCTGGAAGGTTGGACAGAGTACTGTTAGTACCACTTCCTGATAAGGAGGCAAGGTATGAAATATTCAAAGTCCATACTAAGAAGATGCCTCTTGCAGAAGATGTAGATCTGAAGAAGTTAGCAGAGAAGACAGAGGGATACACTGGAGCAGATATAGAGGCTATATGTAGGGAGGCTGCAATGATAGCACTGAGAGAGAATATAAATGCAGAGAAGGTAGAGATGAGACACTTCGAGGAGGCTATGAAGAAGATAAAACCATCTGTAAGAAAGGAGGATATGGAAATATATAAGAGATTGGCAGAAGAGTATGGAAGAGGAACAACGGTAGAGATCTCCGATAAGAAAGAATACTCAGAGTATCACAGGTAA
- the purQ gene encoding phosphoribosylformylglycinamidine synthase I: protein MNIAVIKFLGTNCEEDVCRSIRLAGGNPQIVWFTERDLSKFDGAVIPGGFSYGDYLRAGAIGARTPVIEGLRNMVEMGKPVLGICNGAQIGLEAGFSKGALTNNINWRFICKWVYLRVENNKTPFTRGYKKGEVIRMPIAHGEGRFYIDEDGLQEMYKKKMIVFKYCNEDGEITEDANPNGSIDNIAGVCNEKGNCVLLMPHPERASEKILGSTDGLLMFKSMLQSIQ, encoded by the coding sequence ATGAATATCGCAGTGATAAAGTTTCTAGGTACTAACTGTGAAGAAGACGTCTGTCGTAGTATTAGATTGGCAGGAGGAAATCCTCAAATTGTATGGTTCACAGAGAGAGATCTAAGTAAATTCGACGGAGCAGTTATACCTGGGGGTTTCTCCTATGGAGACTATCTGAGGGCAGGTGCCATAGGTGCAAGGACACCTGTAATAGAAGGATTGAGAAACATGGTGGAGATGGGGAAACCAGTTTTAGGTATCTGTAACGGTGCCCAAATTGGATTGGAGGCTGGATTCTCAAAGGGTGCATTAACTAACAACATCAACTGGAGGTTCATATGTAAGTGGGTTTATCTAAGGGTGGAAAATAACAAAACACCTTTTACAAGAGGATATAAAAAAGGAGAGGTTATAAGAATGCCTATAGCTCATGGAGAAGGTAGGTTCTATATAGATGAAGATGGTCTCCAGGAGATGTATAAAAAGAAGATGATCGTATTTAAATACTGTAATGAAGATGGAGAGATTACGGAAGATGCTAATCCCAACGGTTCTATAGACAACATAGCAGGAGTGTGTAATGAGAAAGGTAACTGTGTCTTACTAATGCCTCACCCTGAGAGAGCTTCGGAAAAGATACTAGGTTCTACAGATGGACTCCTAATGTTTAAAAGTATGTTGCAGAGTATACAATAA